A window of the Enoplosus armatus isolate fEnoArm2 chromosome 5, fEnoArm2.hap1, whole genome shotgun sequence genome harbors these coding sequences:
- the slc13a5b gene encoding Na(+)/citrate cotransporter: MAFFKYLRSVKNELILFSAPFLLLPLPLVIGTPEAECAYVIVLMAVYWCTEVLPLAVTALLPALLFPLFGIMQSKDVCMQYLKDTNLLFVGGLMVAVAVEHWNLHKRIALRVLLCVGVRPALLMLGFMGVTAFLSMWISNTATTAMMVPIVQAVLEQLNNCEAERPQILSSEEQVQTSDSDNKQPPQTEKQSEGQGPVVVTFLDAAVEAAMQKEAAEKRRMCKGMTLCVCYAASIGGTATLTGTGPNLVLKGQMNQLFPQNGDVINFASWFGFAFPNMILMLTLAWLWLQFVFMGFNFKKTWGCGAVKTEKDIAAYNVIREQHRLLGPMSFGEISVLGLFILLVVMWFTRDPGFVDGWATDIFNSKAEYVTDATVAIFIAILLFVLPSKPPRFCSWRTQRFDTAPHQTAGPTPPLLTWKVAQKKLPWGIVLLLGGGFALAKGSEESGLSKWIGDQMTPLQNIPPWAIAIILCLLIATFTECTSNVATATLFLPVLASMSQSIGINPLYVMVPCTLSASFAFMLPVATPPNAIVFSYGYLKVADMARTGIVMNIIGILCITLAINSWGKAMFDLDSFPAWANVTGV, translated from the exons GAGGCAGAATGTGCCTATGTGATAGTCCTGATGGCGGTTTACTGGTGCACAGAGGTCCTACCACTGGCTGTGACAGCTCTGCTACCAGCCCTCCTTTTCCCCTTGTTTGGCATCATGCAATCTAAAGAT GTGTGTATGCAGTATCTGAAGGACACAAACCTGTTGTTTGTGGGGGGACTGATGGTTGCAGTAGCCGTGGAGCACTGGAATCTGCACAAGCGCATCGCCTTGAGGGTGCTGCTCTGTGTTGGCGTGCGTCCAGCGCT TTTGATGTTGGGTTTCATGGGTGTGACAGCCTTCTTGTCCATGTGGATCAGTAACACGGCTACAACAGCCATGATGGTGCCTATTGTCCAAGCAGTGCTGGAGCAGCTCAACAACTGTGAGGCAGAGAGACCTCAGATCCTCAGCTCAGAGGAGCAGGTCCAGACATCAGACTCTGACAACAAACAGCCTCcgcagacagagaaacagagtgaggGACAAG GCCCAGTGGTGGTGACTTTCTTAGATGCTGCAGTGGAGGCTGCCATGCAGAAGGAGGCAGCAGAAAAGCGGAGAATGTGTAAAGGGATgaccctgtgtgtttgttacgCTGCCAGCATCGGAGGCACCGCCACACTGACAGGAACAGGCCCCAACCTGGTGCTCAAGGGCCAGATGAACCA aCTCTTTCCTCAAAACGGAGATGTGATTAACTTTGCCTCCTGGTTCGGCTTTGCCTTCCCTAACATGATCCTCATGCTCACTCTGGCCTGGCTttggctgcagtttgtcttcATGGGATTCAA CTTCAAGAAGACGTGGGGCTGTGGGGCTGTGAAGACAGAGAAGGACATTGCTGCCTATAATGTGATCCGAGAGCAGCATCGTCTGCTGGGGCCCATGTCCTTTGGAGAGATAAGTGTCCTGGGTCTCTTCATTCTGCTGGTAGTGATGTGGTTCACAAGGGACCCAGGCTTTGTCGACGGCTGGGCGACAGATATCTTCAACTCCAAAGCAGA GTATGTGACAGATGCCACAGTGGCGATCTTCATTGCCATTCTTCTCTTTGTTCTGCCCTCTAAACCCCCACGTTTCTGTTCATGGAGGACTCAAAGATTTGACACAG CCCCCCATCAAACTGCTGGCCCAACTCCACCTCTACTCACCTGGAAAGTTGCCCAAAAGAAGTTACCATGGGGCATCGTGCTTCTTCTTGGTGGAGGTTTTGCTCTGGCCAAGGGCAGTGAA GAATCAGGACTCTCAAAATGGATAGGAGATCAAATGACACCCCTACAAAATATCCCTCCCTGGGCAATTGCTATCATCTTATGCCTGCTGATTGCTACCTTCACAGAGTGCACCAGTAATGTGGCCACTGCGACGCTCTTCCTACCTGTCTTAGCCTCAATG TCTCAGTCCATTGGAATCAATCCACTGTACGTCATGGTGCCTTGTACTCTGAGTGCCTCTTTTGCCTTCATGCTGCCAGTTGCTACACCTCCAAACGCTATAGTCTTCTCTTACGGGTACCTCAAGGTTGCTGACATG GCCAGGACAGGAATAGTCATGAACATCATTGGCATCCTTTGCATTACACTGGCTATCAACAGCTGGGGCAAGGCCATGTTTGATCTGGACTCCTTCCCTGCCTGGGCCAACGTCACTGGGGTGTGA
- the slc47a3 gene encoding multidrug and toxin extrusion protein 1: MESSTQSSPLSSWSECFVLKRIRMLVPVGFQTETKKLSQLAGPVIIAQLMVFAVSFVSTVFCGHLGRTELAGVTLAISVINVTGISIGSGLAAACDTLISQTFGSCNLLRVGVILQRAILILMLACFPCWAILINTESILLAVRQDPEVARLSQLYVKIFMPALPAAFMYSLETRYLQNQGIIWPQVITGFVVNLLNALINYIFLYVLNLGVPGSAVANTISQFSMAGILYAYIIWRGLHKATWGGWSKECLQDWGSYIHLAIPSMVMMCVEWWTYEIGSFLAGLINEVELGAQSVVYELANVAYMFPLGFSMAGNVRVGNALGAGDTEQAKLSAKLAMVCAGSVSICLAVFIGGLKDHISYVFTYDEQIRERVADVIAFYAPFTLLDAISAASGGIIRGAGKQKIGAICNILGYYGVGFPIGVPLMFAAKLGIKGLWTGLFTCVSLQSSFLIFYLVRMNWKKAMIEAQIRAGVCGSSTDTSPQPDGPENSQGQTDTLDLVGTELGPAVKTEEEEELSHRTLVLRRGLALAVMLFILAAGIIMNLLLTNLVT, encoded by the exons ATGGAGAGCAGCACACAGAGTTCACCTCTTTCTTCATGGAGTGAATGTTTTGTACTAAAGCGGATCCGCATGTTGGTCCCTGTTGGTTtccagacagaaacaaaaaagttgTCGCAACTGGCGGGACCAGTG ATTATTGCCCAGCTCATGGTTTTTGCAGTGAGTTTTGTTAGCACTGTTTTCTGTGGCCATCTGGGGAGGACAGAGCTGGCAGGGGTTACTTTGGCCATATCA GTTATTAATGTTACAGGTATATCTATTGGATCTGGTTTGGCAGCAGCATGTGATACTCTGATTTCTCAG ACCTTTGGGAGCTGTAACCTCCTGAGAGTTGGGGTCATTCTTCAGCGGGCGATCCTTATTTTGATGCTGGCCTGTTTCCCCTGCTGGGCGATCCTCATTAACACAGAGTCCATTCTGCTGGCTGTCAGACAAGATCCAGAGGTGGCAAG GTTGTCTCAGTTGTATGTGAAGATCTTTATGCCAGCACTTCCT GCtgcattcatgtattcattAGAAACAAGATATTTGCAAAACCAG GGCATCATATGGCCACAGGTAATCACAGGCTTTGTGGTCAATCTTCTTAATGCTCTCATCAACTACATCTTTCTTTACGTATTAAATCTAGGAGTACC AGGTTCTGCTGTTGCAAACACTATTTCCCAGTTCTCCATGGCTGGAATTCTCTATGCTTATATCATATGGAGAGGTCTTCATAAGGCCACCTGGGGAG GCTGGTCTAAAGAGTGCCTGCAGGACTGGGGCTCATACATCCACTTGGCCATCCCTAGTATGGTCATGATGTGCGTTGAGTGGTGGACGTATGAGATTGGAAGTTTTCTGGCAG GTCTGATAAATGAGGTGGAGCTTGGAGCTCAATCAGTTGTATATGAACTGGCAAATGTTGCATACATG TTCCCATTGGGTTTCAGTATGGCAGGCAATGTAAGAGTTGGAAATGCCTTGGGAGCTGGAGACACAGAACAGGCCAAACTGTCTGCTAAACTGGCAATGGTCTGTGCAG GGTCAGTCTCTATATGTTTGGCAGTTTTCATTGGGGGCCTGAAAGATCACATCTCTTATGTCTTTACATATGACGA ACAAATCAGGGAAAGGGTTGCTGATGTTATAGCCTTTTACGCTCCATTCACCCTCCTAGATGCAATATCA GCTGCCTCAGGGGGCATTATAAGAGGAGCAGGTAAACAGAAAATCGGGGCTATTTGCAACATTTTGGGATATTATGGAGTTGGTTTTCCTATTGGAGTGCCACTGATGTTTGCAGCCAAATTAGGAATCAAGG gtCTGTGGACAGGCTTGTTTACCTGCGTGTCTCTGCAGTCCTCATTCCTGATATTCTACCTTGTGAGAATGAACTGGAAGAAAGCTATGATCGAG gcTCAAATCAGAGCAGGAGTGTGTGGGAGCTCCACAGACACAA GCCCCCAACCAGATGGTCCAGAGAACTCACAGGGCCAAACAGACACCCTGGACCTGGTTGGCACTGAGCTGGGACcagcagtaaaaacagaggaggaggaggagctctcTCACAGGACTCTGGTCCTGCGTAGGGGCCTGGCTCTGGCTGTCATGCTATTCATCCTGGCTGCTGGAATCATTATGAACCTGCTGCTCACTAACTTGGTTACATGA